One part of the Defluviitalea raffinosedens genome encodes these proteins:
- a CDS encoding aspartate-semialdehyde dehydrogenase: MKKINLAVVGATGMVGRTFLKVLEEKDLPIENFYLFASARSAGSKLTFKGKEYTVEELTETSFDRGIDIALFSAGGGTSLKYAPIAASKGCVVVDNSSAWRMDPEVPLVVPEVNPEDIKLNKGIIANPNCSTIQAVVALKPLHEYYTIKRIVYSTYQAVSGAGMGGWTDLEEGLKGNPPKKFPHPIANNCLPHIDVFTENGYTKEEIKMIQETRKILHDNNLRITATTVRVPVFNSHSESINVEFEKPFELNELVEVLKKAPGVVVQDDPANNVYPLAANATGKDEVFVGRIRRDESVESGVNLWVVADNIRKGAASNAVQIAELLIKDMQ, translated from the coding sequence ATGAAAAAGATTAATTTAGCTGTTGTGGGTGCTACTGGAATGGTTGGAAGGACTTTTCTAAAGGTACTTGAAGAAAAAGATCTCCCAATCGAAAACTTTTATCTTTTTGCTTCAGCGCGTTCCGCTGGAAGCAAATTGACTTTTAAAGGTAAAGAATACACAGTTGAAGAATTGACTGAAACCTCTTTCGACCGCGGAATCGATATTGCTCTATTTTCAGCCGGGGGGGGTACCAGTCTCAAATACGCTCCAATTGCTGCCAGCAAAGGCTGTGTTGTAGTAGATAACAGCTCTGCCTGGAGAATGGATCCTGAAGTGCCTCTTGTAGTTCCTGAAGTTAATCCTGAAGATATTAAACTCAATAAAGGAATCATTGCTAATCCAAATTGCTCTACGATTCAGGCAGTTGTAGCATTAAAACCTTTACATGAATATTATACTATTAAACGCATTGTTTATTCAACTTATCAGGCAGTTTCCGGTGCAGGTATGGGTGGCTGGACAGATCTTGAAGAAGGACTAAAAGGAAACCCTCCAAAGAAATTTCCTCATCCGATAGCTAATAACTGTCTTCCACATATAGACGTGTTTACAGAGAATGGTTATACAAAAGAAGAAATTAAAATGATTCAGGAAACAAGAAAAATTCTTCATGACAACAATTTAAGAATTACGGCTACTACAGTTCGTGTACCTGTATTTAACAGCCATAGTGAATCTATTAATGTTGAATTTGAAAAGCCTTTTGAACTTAATGAATTAGTAGAAGTCTTGAAAAAAGCACCTGGAGTCGTTGTACAGGATGATCCGGCAAATAATGTATATCCTCTGGCTGCTAATGCTACTGGAAAAGACGAAGTGTTTGTTGGACGAATTCGCAGAGATGAAAGTGTTGAAAGCGGCGTGAACCTTTGGGTTGTTGCGGATAATATCAGAAAAGGTGCTGCATCTAATGCTGTTCAGATTGCAGAATTATTAATTAAAGACATGCAATAA
- a CDS encoding small, acid-soluble spore protein, alpha/beta type encodes MSKGTKETKKNKPMTEDDKLKYEIASELGLLDKVKEGGWKSLTAKETGRIGGLMTKRKKEMKQQAQN; translated from the coding sequence ATGAGTAAGGGAACGAAAGAAACTAAGAAAAATAAGCCTATGACGGAAGATGATAAACTGAAATATGAAATTGCATCCGAACTCGGTTTATTGGATAAGGTTAAAGAAGGTGGATGGAAGTCCTTAACGGCAAAGGAAACTGGTCGCATTGGCGGTTTAATGACAAAAAGAAAAAAAGAAATGAAACAACAGGCTCAGAATTAA
- a CDS encoding cob(I)yrinic acid a,c-diamide adenosyltransferase → MNLGLIQVYYGEGKGKTTAAIGQGIRAIGQGLKVIMIQFLKSSSTGELETLKKLEPDFKVFRFEKPRDFFWNLNEEEKKELKTEIINGINFAKKVLDTRECDILILDEVLATIENNIISEKEICDLLDRKPQEIEVILTGRRLPEGVKERADYISEIKAVKHPFNQGIAARKGIEF, encoded by the coding sequence ATGAATTTAGGATTGATTCAAGTTTATTACGGCGAAGGAAAAGGTAAAACAACGGCAGCCATTGGACAAGGAATAAGGGCTATTGGACAAGGCTTAAAAGTGATTATGATACAGTTCTTAAAATCTTCTTCGACTGGAGAACTTGAAACATTAAAAAAGTTGGAACCAGATTTTAAGGTATTTCGTTTTGAAAAGCCCCGGGATTTTTTCTGGAATCTCAATGAAGAAGAAAAGAAAGAATTAAAAACGGAAATTATAAATGGCATTAATTTTGCTAAGAAAGTCCTGGATACAAGAGAATGTGACATACTCATATTAGATGAGGTATTAGCAACGATAGAAAATAATATAATCAGCGAAAAGGAAATATGTGATCTGTTAGACCGTAAGCCGCAAGAAATAGAAGTCATACTTACGGGGAGAAGACTTCCAGAAGGGGTTAAAGAAAGAGCAGATTACATATCTGAAATCAAAGCAGTTAAACATCCTTTTAATCAAGGAATTGCAGCAAGAAAAGGAATAGAATTTTAA
- a CDS encoding class I SAM-dependent DNA methyltransferase — protein sequence MEAYQSFAQVYDLFMKEVPYDEWVEYIEEIWGKFGCDPKLVAELGCGTGNMTTLFAKKGIEMIGIDVSEDMLSIAREKALKNNVDILYLHQDMREFELYGTVDCIISVCDSLNYITDREGLLQTFKWVNNYLNPKGLFIFDLNTEYKYKYILGENTFAENLDEAAYIWDNYYSEEDGINEYQLTLFIKQPEKDYYSKFEEIHYERMYSIEDIKSLVEEAGMEFLAVYDAYTFEDPKENSDRIYFVVREKGK from the coding sequence GTGGAAGCATATCAGAGTTTTGCTCAGGTATATGATTTATTCATGAAGGAAGTTCCTTATGATGAATGGGTTGAATATATTGAAGAAATTTGGGGAAAATTTGGTTGTGATCCTAAATTGGTGGCAGAATTAGGCTGTGGAACAGGAAACATGACAACGCTTTTTGCTAAAAAAGGCATTGAGATGATTGGAATAGATGTGTCGGAAGATATGCTTTCCATAGCGAGAGAAAAAGCATTGAAAAACAATGTGGATATTCTCTATCTCCATCAAGATATGAGAGAATTTGAATTATACGGAACAGTCGATTGTATTATCAGTGTCTGTGACAGTCTAAATTATATTACAGATCGGGAAGGATTGCTTCAAACCTTTAAATGGGTCAATAATTATCTTAACCCCAAAGGGCTTTTTATTTTTGATCTAAATACAGAATATAAGTATAAATACATCTTGGGGGAAAATACTTTTGCAGAAAATTTGGATGAAGCTGCTTATATTTGGGATAATTATTACAGTGAAGAAGATGGCATTAATGAGTATCAGCTTACGCTTTTTATAAAACAGCCAGAGAAGGATTATTATTCAAAATTTGAAGAAATTCATTATGAAAGGATGTATTCCATAGAAGATATAAAGAGTTTGGTTGAAGAAGCAGGAATGGAGTTTTTAGCTGTATATGATGCATATACTTTTGAAGATCCCAAGGAAAACAGTGACAGGATTTATTTCGTTGTAAGAGAAAAAGGAAAGTAA
- the dapB gene encoding 4-hydroxy-tetrahydrodipicolinate reductase — MIKIIMHGCNGKMGQVISSLVDDSEDCMIAAGIDPNVSKSNPYPVFNKIDDCDIHADVIIDFSTATAVKPLLEYALVKQLPVVICTTGLSEDMIDLIKKSAKKIPIFFSANMSLGINLLISLVKRASEILSDANFDIEIIEKHHNQKIDAPSGTALALADAINEALDHQYTYKYDRHSERKKRDKKEIGIHAVRGGTIVGEHSVIFAGKDEIIELNHTAMSKEVFAVGALKAAKFLAGKAPGLYNMDHLINQ; from the coding sequence ATGATAAAAATCATTATGCACGGCTGTAACGGAAAAATGGGTCAAGTCATTTCTTCACTGGTTGATGACAGTGAAGATTGCATGATCGCGGCAGGAATTGATCCGAATGTAAGCAAATCAAATCCCTATCCGGTTTTCAACAAAATTGATGACTGCGATATTCATGCGGATGTAATCATCGACTTTTCTACTGCAACGGCGGTGAAACCTCTGTTAGAATATGCCCTTGTAAAACAGCTTCCTGTGGTTATATGTACTACAGGATTGTCAGAAGACATGATAGACCTTATTAAAAAATCCGCAAAGAAAATCCCCATTTTCTTTTCTGCCAATATGTCCCTCGGAATTAATTTATTAATCAGCCTTGTAAAACGTGCATCTGAAATACTATCTGATGCGAATTTCGATATTGAAATTATTGAAAAGCATCATAACCAAAAAATAGATGCTCCCAGTGGCACTGCCCTTGCATTGGCAGATGCCATCAACGAGGCATTGGATCATCAATACACATACAAGTATGATCGTCATTCTGAGCGCAAAAAACGCGACAAGAAAGAAATAGGTATTCATGCTGTAAGAGGCGGTACTATTGTGGGTGAACACTCTGTCATTTTTGCCGGAAAAGATGAAATCATTGAATTAAATCATACAGCAATGTCAAAAGAGGTGTTTGCTGTAGGCGCCCTAAAAGCCGCAAAATTCTTAGCAGGTAAAGCTCCTGGATTATATAATATGGATCATCTGATTAATCAATAA
- the ytxC gene encoding putative sporulation protein YtxC: MIVLTIGAYTNISKIKEYISLEFEKITPKALIPTYTIAKKGDIDFLYYEIDDDVLAQNYNFFFSDALKLHATSALTNLIMDFIRFEIVKEILEIHYQKYASIERIKILEMTRAFFYENENNEDPNALNYSYRKEIMDRLMDFFEDSNEFLLEGFVLFRLKDYRGKLEMVVRHIVSEYETQKEYKEFLRLLKYFVDVQEMKEEIIHIIGLKEGGFKIYDKDKNDITERCKEEYKQDFSDKEINYDDLLVSALITIAPRQIVIHHYEAIQNKPLIETISSIFQGKVTLCPKCEFCLNSNEIN, from the coding sequence ATGATTGTGCTTACCATAGGGGCTTATACGAATATAAGTAAAATTAAAGAGTACATTAGTTTAGAGTTTGAAAAAATAACACCAAAAGCTTTAATTCCCACCTATACTATTGCGAAAAAAGGGGATATAGATTTTTTATATTATGAGATTGATGATGATGTACTAGCTCAAAACTACAACTTTTTTTTCAGTGATGCATTGAAGTTGCATGCAACCAGTGCTTTGACAAATCTCATTATGGATTTTATCCGCTTTGAAATTGTAAAAGAAATTTTAGAAATTCACTATCAAAAATATGCATCTATTGAACGAATAAAAATCCTCGAAATGACTAGAGCATTTTTTTATGAGAATGAAAATAATGAAGACCCGAATGCACTCAATTACTCTTACAGAAAAGAAATCATGGATCGTCTAATGGACTTTTTTGAGGACAGCAATGAATTTTTACTGGAGGGTTTTGTACTGTTTCGCTTAAAAGATTATAGAGGAAAATTGGAAATGGTTGTTCGCCATATTGTCAGTGAATATGAAACACAAAAAGAGTACAAAGAGTTTTTAAGATTATTAAAATATTTTGTAGACGTTCAGGAGATGAAAGAAGAAATTATCCATATTATAGGTCTTAAAGAAGGCGGCTTCAAGATTTATGATAAGGATAAAAACGATATAACGGAGCGATGCAAAGAGGAATATAAGCAAGATTTTAGTGATAAAGAGATCAATTATGATGATTTGCTCGTCAGTGCCCTGATCACTATTGCTCCCAGACAAATAGTGATTCACCATTATGAAGCGATTCAAAACAAACCGCTGATTGAAACTATAAGCAGTATTTTTCAAGGTAAAGTAACCCTGTGTCCTAAATGTGAATTTTGTTTAAACTCCAATGAAATTAATTAG
- a CDS encoding Mur ligase family protein, whose protein sequence is MVKVGILGNHGKTAAVNLLAQLCKSSGMKVSVLKENLSTWLHNKEITFQEYIHALSKSNIEMLIVKITEEGLVNNWFSNVDFDVLIYTMGRTEEDYNYNALYSEERKLFFTLAKDAVSIVNVDDRSVFKLLKGNKTHLITYGFNPKASITASSIQEDEFSRRVQCCVQRTITTFSGRELEPQEFSVTLPLKNDQEVYSALAAITAALINDVAIPNKILIKKYF, encoded by the coding sequence ATGGTGAAAGTAGGCATACTTGGAAACCATGGAAAAACGGCTGCTGTTAATCTTTTGGCTCAATTGTGTAAAAGTTCGGGAATGAAAGTCAGTGTACTTAAAGAGAACTTAAGTACTTGGCTTCATAATAAAGAAATTACTTTTCAAGAGTATATTCACGCATTAAGTAAAAGTAATATAGAAATGCTTATTGTTAAAATTACCGAAGAAGGGCTTGTTAACAACTGGTTTTCCAATGTTGATTTTGATGTTCTGATCTACACCATGGGAAGAACTGAGGAAGATTATAACTACAATGCCTTGTATTCTGAAGAGAGAAAACTTTTTTTTACACTGGCTAAAGATGCTGTAAGTATAGTCAATGTAGATGACAGAAGTGTATTTAAATTATTAAAGGGTAATAAAACTCATTTGATTACTTATGGCTTTAATCCCAAAGCAAGTATAACGGCTTCCAGTATACAGGAGGACGAGTTTAGCAGACGGGTTCAATGTTGTGTGCAAAGGACGATAACAACTTTCAGCGGCAGAGAATTGGAACCCCAGGAGTTTTCTGTTACATTACCTCTCAAAAACGATCAGGAAGTTTATAGTGCGTTGGCAGCTATTACTGCTGCATTGATTAATGATGTTGCGATTCCGAATAAAATACTTATAAAAAAATACTTCTAA
- a CDS encoding single-stranded DNA-binding protein, with protein sequence MIEKAIKEHKDNKGEVRVVTEHLVQNNQVTIVGKVVEDIKFSHRVYGEGFYTFLVEIPRLSEISDTLPVTISERLLADKKELLNEVVEIQGQFRSYNQYDQGKNRLILTIFTLDIKFLENQDEIKYVNQIFLDGFICKDPIYRTTPFGREITDMLLAVNRSYHKSDYIPCIAWGRNAKYAQYLKVGDHLKVWGRIQSRSYQKKLESGEVISKVAYEVSISKMEIDQDNNKQDEIINDLSNS encoded by the coding sequence ATGATAGAAAAAGCAATTAAAGAACATAAGGATAATAAGGGAGAGGTGAGAGTAGTGACTGAGCATCTTGTGCAAAACAACCAGGTAACGATTGTAGGGAAAGTGGTTGAAGATATCAAATTTAGCCATCGAGTTTATGGAGAGGGGTTTTATACTTTTTTAGTAGAGATACCTCGCTTAAGTGAGATTTCAGATACACTTCCTGTAACGATTTCGGAACGTCTTCTGGCGGATAAGAAAGAATTGTTAAATGAGGTCGTTGAAATCCAGGGACAGTTTCGTTCGTACAATCAATATGATCAAGGTAAAAACCGATTGATTCTTACGATTTTTACACTTGATATCAAATTTTTGGAAAATCAGGATGAAATAAAATATGTCAATCAAATATTCCTGGATGGTTTCATCTGCAAAGATCCCATTTACAGAACAACCCCTTTTGGAAGGGAAATAACAGATATGTTGCTTGCTGTTAATCGATCCTATCATAAGTCCGATTATATTCCCTGCATTGCCTGGGGAAGAAATGCAAAATACGCACAGTATTTGAAAGTAGGGGATCATTTAAAAGTATGGGGAAGAATTCAGAGTCGAAGTTACCAAAAGAAGCTGGAGAGTGGAGAAGTGATTTCTAAGGTTGCTTATGAGGTTTCCATTTCAAAAATGGAAATAGATCAAGATAATAATAAGCAAGATGAAATTATCAATGATTTAAGCAATTCATAA
- the hslO gene encoding Hsp33 family molecular chaperone HslO — MEDYIIRATDAKKQIRAFGAVTTHLVDEASKIHGTSPVVSAALGRLLTAATMMGQMLKGEKDLLTLQIKGNGPLRGLVVTADRNGNVKGYPYNSVVDLPLNSIGKLDVSTAIGQGSLTVIKDLGLREPYVGQISLVSGEIAEDLTYYFASSEQIPSAVALGVLVDRDFSIKQAGGFIVQLLPEAEEETVQNLENRLKSISSVTQLLEEGKGPEDILKLILGDIIIMDKIPTQFHCNCSRERVEKALVSIGVKDLQEILDQDHRTELKCHFCNRTYVFEESDLKKIIEDLSR; from the coding sequence ATGGAAGATTACATTATTCGTGCAACAGACGCAAAAAAGCAAATTCGAGCATTTGGAGCAGTGACGACTCATCTTGTTGATGAAGCAAGTAAAATTCATGGAACAAGTCCTGTTGTATCGGCTGCATTAGGGAGATTATTAACAGCTGCAACGATGATGGGTCAAATGTTAAAAGGAGAAAAAGATTTACTTACCCTTCAGATTAAAGGAAATGGTCCTTTACGGGGGCTTGTAGTGACTGCTGACAGAAACGGAAATGTTAAGGGTTATCCGTATAATTCTGTTGTAGATCTTCCTTTAAATTCTATTGGGAAATTGGATGTAAGCACGGCTATAGGACAAGGTTCCCTTACGGTGATTAAAGATTTGGGCTTAAGAGAACCTTATGTTGGTCAGATCAGTTTAGTCTCGGGAGAAATTGCAGAAGATTTAACGTATTATTTTGCAAGCTCTGAGCAGATTCCTTCGGCTGTTGCCCTTGGAGTATTAGTCGACAGAGATTTTTCTATTAAACAAGCTGGAGGATTTATCGTCCAACTTTTACCTGAAGCAGAAGAAGAGACAGTTCAAAATTTAGAAAACAGATTAAAAAGTATTTCGTCAGTAACGCAGCTTTTGGAAGAAGGAAAAGGCCCAGAAGACATTCTTAAGCTTATACTGGGAGATATTATAATAATGGATAAGATACCAACACAATTTCATTGTAATTGCTCGAGGGAAAGGGTAGAAAAAGCATTAGTGAGCATTGGAGTGAAAGATTTGCAGGAAATTTTGGATCAAGACCATCGAACGGAATTAAAATGCCATTTTTGTAATAGAACCTATGTCTTTGAAGAAAGTGATTTGAAAAAAATTATTGAGGATTTAAGTCGATAA
- the dapA gene encoding 4-hydroxy-tetrahydrodipicolinate synthase — translation MEIFRGSGVAIVTPFKENGDINFDLLGDLIEFQIQNQTDSIIICGTTGESSTLNDHEHLECIRYTVDRVNKRVPVIAGTGSNDTEYGVFLTKKAKELGADACLLVTPYYNKTTQKGLIEHYTYIAKKVDIPLILYNVPSRTGLNITPKTAYELSKIDTIVAIKEASGNISQVAEIINLCEDKLDVYSGNDDQIVPILSLGGKGVISVLANVAPKQTHDMVMEYLNGNVEESRKIQIQMIPLVKALFSEVNPIPVKAALELIGYPVGACRMPLTTIEDDHLELLKKEMKNAGLLG, via the coding sequence ATGGAGATTTTCAGAGGTTCTGGCGTTGCAATCGTTACCCCTTTTAAAGAAAACGGTGATATTAACTTTGATCTTCTCGGAGATCTTATAGAATTTCAAATTCAGAATCAGACTGATAGTATCATTATCTGTGGTACCACTGGAGAATCTTCTACTTTAAATGATCATGAGCATTTAGAATGTATTCGATATACTGTGGATAGGGTAAATAAACGGGTTCCCGTTATAGCCGGAACAGGCAGTAATGATACTGAATATGGTGTTTTTTTGACCAAAAAAGCAAAAGAATTAGGGGCGGATGCCTGCCTTCTGGTTACTCCGTACTATAATAAAACCACTCAAAAGGGGCTAATAGAACATTATACTTACATTGCTAAAAAAGTAGATATTCCTCTTATTTTATATAATGTTCCTTCAAGGACCGGCTTGAATATTACTCCAAAAACCGCTTATGAATTATCTAAAATAGATACAATTGTAGCAATTAAAGAAGCCAGTGGAAATATTTCTCAAGTTGCAGAAATAATTAATTTATGCGAAGATAAATTAGATGTATATTCCGGAAACGACGATCAAATCGTTCCCATCCTTTCTCTGGGCGGAAAAGGTGTCATATCTGTTCTTGCAAATGTAGCACCAAAGCAAACCCATGATATGGTTATGGAATATTTAAACGGAAACGTTGAAGAAAGCAGAAAAATTCAGATTCAAATGATTCCTTTAGTAAAAGCTCTATTTTCTGAAGTAAATCCTATTCCGGTTAAGGCAGCGCTGGAACTTATAGGCTATCCTGTTGGTGCTTGCAGAATGCCTCTTACTACTATCGAAGATGATCATTTAGAACTACTGAAAAAAGAAATGAAAAACGCAGGATTACTTGGATAG